One window of the Trifolium pratense cultivar HEN17-A07 linkage group LG2, ARS_RC_1.1, whole genome shotgun sequence genome contains the following:
- the LOC123905196 gene encoding E3 ubiquitin-protein ligase RSL1-like produces the protein MGQEKRTRTRRRNRVPRIDSGCFFPKRKISDSLFDFSDEENDYVNILIHSLSRKPKRNNNFEKGESSNAKDRLFYCKICMDTKKLRDAFCLSGCNHVYCSDCVAIYIRYKLDDKIINIRCPFPECRGSLEPEFCRSILPTDDFKRWNKAVCEVLFNITEKFYCPFADCSALLINDGTEAVRNLECPNCNRMLCGQCKVRWHEGIECSEVKKLKRGDKGKDIMLTNIAKDMKWRQCPKCRLYVARSESCNIMKCRFYSS, from the coding sequence ATGGGTCaagaaaaaagaacaagaaCTAGAAGAAGGAACAGAGTTCCACGCATCGACTCCGGCTGCTTTTTTCCCAAGCGAAAAATCTCCGACTCCTTATTTGATTTTTCCGATGAAGAAAACGACTACGTGAACATCCTCATACATAGCCTTTCTAGAAAACCTaaaagaaacaacaactttGAAAAAGGAGAGTCTTCAAATGCAAAAGATAGGCTGTTTTATTGCAAAATCTGCATGGATACTAAAAAGTTGAGGGACGCTTTCTGCCTCAGCGGCTGCAATCACGTTTATTGCTCCGATTGTGTTGCAATATACATCCGTTACAAACTTGACGATAAAATTATTAACATTAGGTGTCCTTTTCCCGAGTGTCGTGGTTCATTAGAACCAGAGTTTTGCCGTTCGATTCTTCCAACCGATGATTTTAAACGATGGAATAAGGCAGTGTGCGAGGTTTTGTTCAATATTACGGAGAAATTCTACTGTCCCTTTGCGGACTGTTCGGCTCTTTTGATCAATGATGGAACGGAGGCTGTGAGGAATTTAGAATGTCCTAATTGTAATAGGATGCTCTGTGGACAATGTAAGGTTAGATGGCATGAAGGGATCGAATGCAGCGAGGTTAAGAAATTGAAGCGGGGCGATAAGGGGAAAGATATTATGCTGACAAACATTGCAAAAGATATGAAGTGGAGACAATGTCCAAAGTGCAGACTTTATGTTGCCAGATCTGAGAGCTGCAACATCATGAAATGCAGGTTTTATTCTagttaa